A section of the Telopea speciosissima isolate NSW1024214 ecotype Mountain lineage chromosome 3, Tspe_v1, whole genome shotgun sequence genome encodes:
- the LOC122655503 gene encoding photosynthetic NDH subunit of lumenal location 3, chloroplastic-like: MARLAGLNGVFETSSIRLINIFHPRNTPRRTTVIGFAGIEAGAKEDERHPLIFSRRVALGAAAVALSLSSGARLTLAEDNGLWLDGPIPIPPVYNRIANEETGTRSFLKKGLYIANVGPKGSAYRLRKYAFDLMGLGDLIGQDAWNYMRKYLRLKSTFMYYDFDTVISAAPTNEKKLLTNLANRLFDSVEKLEDAVKMQSLPQTESCYQDTTAILQEVKSSMESEALKWKPSPYGMGFLKQEN, translated from the exons ATGGCTCGCCTAGCAGGTCTGAATGGAGTCTTCGAGACCTCGTCCATTAGACTAATTAACATCTTTCACCCCAGAAACACCCCCAGAAGAACCACGGTTATTGGATTTGCTGGCATCGAAGCCGGAGCCAAGGAAGATGAACGACACCCACTAATTTTTTCGAGAAGGGTTGCATTAGGAGCCGCTGCTGTTGCTCTTTCATTGTCCTCCGGCGCTCGCCTCACTCTTGCCGAGGATAATGGGTTGTGGCTCGATGGACCCATACCCATACCACCAGTATACAACA GGATTGCAAACGAGGAAACTGGGACCCGTTCTTTTCTCAAGAAGGGACTTTACATAGCAAATGTTGGGCCCAAAGGAAGTGCTTACAGGTTAAGGAAGTATGCCTTTGATCTCATGGGTTTAGGGGATTTGATTGGGCAAGATGCTTGGAATTATATGAGGAAGTACCTCCGACTCAAGTCCACATTTATGTACTATGACTTCGACACTGTTATCTCTGCAGCGCCAACCAATGAGAAGAAACTCCTCACCAATCTAGCTAATAGATTGTTTGATAGTGTGGAGAAG CTTGAAGATGCTGTGAAGATGCAGAGTCTTCCCCAGACAGAGTCATGTTATCAAGACACCACAGCTATTCTTCAAGAG GTAAAAAGTTCAATGGAGTCGGAAGCACTGAAATGGAAGCCTTCTCCTTATGGCATGGGATTCCTCAAGCAGGAGAACTAA